AGACGACCTGAACCGGAGCGGCGCGGCCGACGTGGCGGCCGTCCTCAACGGCGAGACGCCGGACGGCCGGGTCGACCCCGACGCCGACTGGCTGTAAGCGGGCGGGTCAGGGAAACGAGAACCGGGCGCTACAGGCGGTCGAGCGCGTCGAAGTCGTCGCCGTCTTCGTCTCCGGCGTCGAGGTCGTCTCCGCCGAAGTCGTCTCCGCCGAGGTCGTCTCCGCCGAGGTCGTCTCCGCCGAGGTCGTCTCCGCCGGAGTCGTCGCCGTCGGTCGGGTAGCTCGCGTCGAGTCCGGCGGCGAGGCCGGGACCGAGGTCGTACGTGTCCCGGACCGTCTGCGCGAGGACGCCGTCGCGGTCGAAGACGACGTAGACGGCGACGAACTCGTGTGCCGCCGGGCGCAACGCGAACACCTCCCGCGGGTCGTCGTCCTCGCGGGAGTCGTTCACGCGCGCGACGAGCGGCTCGATCGGGAGCCGGCCCGACCGGACCTCCTCGAAGGTGTCGCCGCTGGGGCCGTCCGCGAAGAGGTACAGCGCGCCGTTGGGGTCGCCGTCGTTCGAGCGGGTCGTGATCGAGCCGACCGGCTCCCCCTCGGCGCGGATCTGCTCCCAGGTCTCGACGGCCGCCTCGAACATCCCCTCTACCCCGTCGGCGAAGCGGAACCGCGTCTCGCGGACGACCTCGACCTCGCGGAAGCGGGCGGAGCCGTCGGTCCACGCGAGCGTCGCGTCGACGACGAAGCCGGGGCGGAGCCCGTCGACCGCGTCCGCGAGGTCGCCCTCGTACCCCTCCGCGGCCGCGTACAGGGGGTCGTACCGGTCCTCGGCGTCGGGGTCGGTCGGGTCGACCGGGCCGTCGGCGAGCTCGACGAGGACGAACTCCTCGGCGTCGGCCGTCGGGGTCGAGTCGGTCCCCGCGTCCGCGTCGCCGTCGATGTCCGGCCGCTGGCGGCGGTCGTGGACGCGGAACCGGCCGCTCGTCGTCGGGTCCATACCCGACGGTGGGGCGGCGGGCGGAAAAGCCGGTCGGAAGCGAGCGGACCGACCGAAGAGGCGGTCGGAAGCGAGCGTACCGGCCGAAGAGGCGGTCGGAAGCGAGCGGACCGACCGAAGATACAGGCGGAAGCGCCCCCACGGCGGGGCGTGAATCGCCCGCGGATCCGTGTCGTTATGGGGCGGGCGGCCCAAGGAATCGGCAAATGGGGATCCTCGAGGACAAGTCGAACGCCCGGCTCTTCTACAAGTACCTCTCGAAGGTGTACGACCAGATTAACAGCTTCAACTGGAACGAGGAGATGCGCGCGGAGGCGCTCTCGTGGCTGGAGTTCGGCGACGACCCGAAGGTACTCGACGTGGGGTGTGGCACCGGGTTCGGCACCGAGGGGCTGCTCGAACACGCCGACGACGTCCACGGGCTCGATCAGAGCATCCACCAGATGGAGAAGGCGTTCGAGAAGTTCGGGCGACACGACCGCGTGAACTTCTACCGCGGGGACGCCGAACGCCTCCCGTTCCGCGACGACGCGTTCGACGTGGTCTGGTCGTCCGGGTCGATCGAGTACTGGCCGAACCCCGTCGAGGGACTCCGGGAACTCCGTCGCGTCGCGAAGCCCGGCGGACAGGTGCTCGTCGTCGGTCCCGACTACCCGCACAACCCGGTCCTCCAGCGGGTGGCCGACGCGATCATGCTGTTCTACGACGCCGACGAGGCCGACCAGATGTTCGCCGAGGCCGGCTACGAGGAGTTCGAACACCACATCCAGCAGGCCACCCCGCAGAGCCCGCGAGCGATCACGACCGTCGCTCGGGTCCCGGGCGGCGACGAGGCGGACGACGCGGACGGCGACGAAGCCGACGGCGACGAGACGAACGCCGACGAGTAGCGCGTCGCCGACGCCGCGAGGACGTTCTCATTCGGACTCGACGACCGTCTCCAGCGACGCGACCGGTTGCCCGTCGACCGCGATCTCGACGGTCACCGTCCGGCCCGGCGCGAGCGTCGGGTCGTTGGTCCCGGCGACGCGGAACGTCGCCGTGTCGCCGGCCCGCCACGCGTCGTCGCTGGCGGCGTTGAACGGGCCGGTCGGCCCCGGACGGAACCCGGCCGCCGAGAAGAACGGGACCGGCGGCTGCTCGTCGAGCGGTTCGCCGTCGACGCGGACGCGGACCGTCGCGGCCGCGACGTCGATCGGGTCGCCGCCGCGGTGGTAGATCGAGACGCGGTCGTCGGTCGCTGACAGCGACAGCACCGCCGACGGTGCCGGTTCGGTCGGCGCGTCGAGCGTCGCGGTCGCGACGCCGCCGGCCAGCACGACCGTGATCGCGATCAGCAGCACGCCCGCGACGGGAGCGATTCCGCGACCGCCGCGGCGAACGACTGGTGACACGGCGGTGGTGGCGCGGGTTCGTACATAAGGAGTCGCACGCCCGGTCGGCTCGGTCCGGGAGGGGGATCACTCGTCGCCGACCGGCCTCGGCGTCGGGAGCGGGTCGATGTCGCCGACGACGACGACGCGGGGCTCGTCGACGACCGTGATGCGGTACGTCTCGGACGGGGAGAGCGTCCGGACGACCCCGGCCCCGTTCGTCGTGCCGATGGCCTGACTGTCGCCGTCGCCGACCGACTTGGTGACCGTGACGCCGGGGACCGGCTCGCCCGTCTCGTCGTCGAGGACGGTGACGGTCACCGGGCCGCCGGGGTAGGTCCGCTCGACCGTGACGTTGAACCCGTCGCCGCTCTCCGAGACCGGTTCGCTGTCCGGGAACGCGGCCAGATCGATCCGCTGGTGTTCGACGAACACCCGCTCGGTCCCCCCGCTGACGAAGGTGCGGAGGGTGCCGAACTCGTGGGGGATCGTGATCCGCTGGACCGCGCCCGCGCCGAACGCGTCCGGCTCGCGGAGCGCCGCCGTCTCGGGGTACGCGGCCTCGGTGACCTCGATCGCCAGATCGTTCGAGATGGGGCCGCCGCCGCGGTCCCAGCGGTCAGTCCGGAAGACCTCGCGGACGTACTCGCCGTCGACGGCGGTCGCGAGCACGACCGCGCCCTGACTCGACGCGACGTACATGTCGGTCTGAGGCGACTCTCC
This genomic stretch from Halorubrum hochsteinianum harbors:
- a CDS encoding DUF6663 family protein, with protein sequence MDPTTSGRFRVHDRRQRPDIDGDADAGTDSTPTADAEEFVLVELADGPVDPTDPDAEDRYDPLYAAAEGYEGDLADAVDGLRPGFVVDATLAWTDGSARFREVEVVRETRFRFADGVEGMFEAAVETWEQIRAEGEPVGSITTRSNDGDPNGALYLFADGPSGDTFEEVRSGRLPIEPLVARVNDSREDDDPREVFALRPAAHEFVAVYVVFDRDGVLAQTVRDTYDLGPGLAAGLDASYPTDGDDSGGDDLGGDDLGGDDLGGDDFGGDDLDAGDEDGDDFDALDRL
- a CDS encoding methyltransferase domain-containing protein, producing MGILEDKSNARLFYKYLSKVYDQINSFNWNEEMRAEALSWLEFGDDPKVLDVGCGTGFGTEGLLEHADDVHGLDQSIHQMEKAFEKFGRHDRVNFYRGDAERLPFRDDAFDVVWSSGSIEYWPNPVEGLRELRRVAKPGGQVLVVGPDYPHNPVLQRVADAIMLFYDADEADQMFAEAGYEEFEHHIQQATPQSPRAITTVARVPGGDEADDADGDEADGDETNADE
- a CDS encoding type IV pilin N-terminal domain-containing protein gives rise to the protein MAPVAGVLLIAITVVLAGGVATATLDAPTEPAPSAVLSLSATDDRVSIYHRGGDPIDVAAATVRVRVDGEPLDEQPPVPFFSAAGFRPGPTGPFNAASDDAWRAGDTATFRVAGTNDPTLAPGRTVTVEIAVDGQPVASLETVVESE